The genomic window GGTATATATTGAGATCGTGGTTTCACCGGTCAGTTTAATTTCGGGTTCAATTTTATACGGATTAATAAAATCAATAGCACCGTCGGTGATTTCAAATTCTGCTTTCTGAAAACGAATCGTGCCCTCATCCACCACGGCCCGGCCATCCAGGGAAGGCGCGTACGCGGTTCCCCGGACACTGAGATTAGGACTGATGGTCATGGATGCCAGGTTATTTTCCACGGCAATAGCGTCCCTGCGGGTAATATAAATATTAAGCCCAATGTTTTTTAGAAAATCGGGGCCGGGCGCCCGTACTTTGGGACGTGACTTTTTGGTTGTCTGGGCGGCTATGTTTATCAGGCTTAGATCCACATCCTTATAATAGGTGCCTTCAAAAATATCTATCCGGCCGGTAAGCGCTGATTTATCTATGGTGCCGGACCAGCTCAGTTGACTGTTCAAGGTCATATCCAAGGTATCAGGTACGTTCACCGGCACCTGGATTGCGTCAAGGTTCAGTTTAAACTTATCCGGCAGGCCGTTTTTCATTGCGGCCTTTCCGGTCAATGATATTTCACCATCGCCAAGATTGGCTGTGACATCCTGGATGTCAATAGCCTCGGGTGTCAGTACAATGCGACCGGCGATTTTCTGCAAAGGCTCGTCCAACGCCTCAAGGCCCAGGGACATATCTGAAAATTCAACACTGCCCCGAACATCAGGAGAGGTGACGTTGCCTGCGGCACGTAGCGAGATCAAAATCTCCCCTTGTGCTGAACTTATTCCGTCTGCCAGGGGAACCAGCATGGACACAGGCAGGCTACCGGAAACCTCTGCGTCCAGATCCCCTTTAATCTCACCGTTGGCCGACAGGGTAAGCCGCCCCTTGTCCATGATTCGGACCTGCACCGGGTCAAGCGTAAACCTGCCGTTTTTGACTATCGTCGCGGCATTTTCAATGCGGATCAACTCCTGTTCCTGCTGGGCCAATGCAAACCGGGAGATATGAACCGATGCCTGTAATGAGTCGGGGTTGTCCAAAGACCCGTGCACCTCTAAGGTGGCATCGGCATCGGCGGCCATGTCCGGGGCATTGGGAACACGCAGATCCCCGGCATGAATACGCCCTGAAATATCCGGGGCAAACAGACTGCCCCGAGCGGAAATATCTAAACCTAACCTGCCCGAGGCAAGGACATCATCAGCCGCCGGATCAAACCCTTTAAGGTCGGTTTCCGGAATCAGGGCGCGAACATCAAGGGTTTTGTTTGCCGTATTAACCTGTCCGGTAATGTCCAGGAATGCGTTATTTTTTTGAAGACGCGCCTGTTCAAAAGTCAAAATATCATTGGCAAACCGAAGCTGAGCCTTGATGTTATCCAGCCTATATGTTTTAAAGCCGGGATCCCGGCCCGAAAGTGCCACCTGAATAATTGGTTTTTCCAAAGACCCTGTCCCGGTTATTTTACCGGAAAAAATCCCTACGCCGCCCAGATCCGGGGCCAGTTCGGCCGGGTCAAGCTGACTAAAATCCGCTGTCAGATCCATGGTATGATTCTGCCCTTTTTTCCCAGCCAGCGCCAGGGTTCCTTGGGCATGAAGCACCCCCTGGTCGCGCTTAAGCGTCACATCCTGAAGCTGGAGAAATCCTTTGTCAATCCGGGCGTTGCAACGCATTTCATCGGCCTGAAATCCATTAAAAAATAAATTTTCGGCATTGATATCCAGGGTCAGATCCGGGGCCGGCAAAGACCCATTAACCACCGCATGTACACCGGCACGGCCCGAACCCTTTTGCCCCACAAGGATTAAGGGCACTGATACATCCATCACATCCAGATCCAGATGTCCCTCCATTGTCATGGCCTGGGTATCAAATCCCGGCATATCCAGCCGAAATGCACCCTTACCGGTCATGCCGGGTCCGTCCAGGGTCAGGCCGGTCAATGTCAGGTGCGATTTTTCCAATTCAGCACCCGCCTTGAACTGTACCTGTACAGGTCCGGACATCCGGGGCAGGATCAAATCATGGGCTGTAACATCCAAATTGGCACGTGCAGACATCTCACCAGGTACTACCCCCTGCCCCTGGACCCGGACCAGGGCTGTAGCTTTGCCTTCAGGGGTATTTTCTCCCAATTCAAGGGCTTCTATGGCCAAACTGTCCGGATTAAACAAAA from uncultured Desulfobacter sp. includes these protein-coding regions:
- a CDS encoding translocation/assembly module TamB domain-containing protein, encoding MAVPTDFHSSSKTTHSSGRFFQRRWFQIVFFTCLIGLCLVVGLVVTAFFLIETRPAQVFIQKQVNKTIPGTLSWERFRLDLKAGRIQIAGIHLKGVSGKELAGISLVAAKVDWSALIRKKVELTQILIDKPVLDIGMSEQGDIDILSALVANTGVPEDTKVTETDDSPSMDFWVREFKVNQAHVKITAPQFNTDLRQLSLEVTGFKLADLTASANVVLAGGHLGVGDMDLVLESFDVQAQIDRDTISDMSLHASMPGVEFDANGSVTGLWGEVVSDITATLDVQTPLATKTLGLPADLVQGNGRVNLTIKGGIDNPAAGIRFTFGQGSIHKIAISGISLYAGLENRHVTLKDGRIDLPAGTIPFAGDVDLSKTFPEGFSNAMVGLDTLTYTFLFNPDSLAIEALELGENTPEGKATALVRVQGQGVVPGEMSARANLDVTAHDLILPRMSGPVQVQFKAGAELEKSHLTLTGLTLDGPGMTGKGAFRLDMPGFDTQAMTMEGHLDLDVMDVSVPLILVGQKGSGRAGVHAVVNGSLPAPDLTLDINAENLFFNGFQADEMRCNARIDKGFLQLQDVTLKRDQGVLHAQGTLALAGKKGQNHTMDLTADFSQLDPAELAPDLGGVGIFSGKITGTGSLEKPIIQVALSGRDPGFKTYRLDNIKAQLRFANDILTFEQARLQKNNAFLDITGQVNTANKTLDVRALIPETDLKGFDPAADDVLASGRLGLDISARGSLFAPDISGRIHAGDLRVPNAPDMAADADATLEVHGSLDNPDSLQASVHISRFALAQQEQELIRIENAATIVKNGRFTLDPVQVRIMDKGRLTLSANGEIKGDLDAEVSGSLPVSMLVPLADGISSAQGEILISLRAAGNVTSPDVRGSVEFSDMSLGLEALDEPLQKIAGRIVLTPEAIDIQDVTANLGDGEISLTGKAAMKNGLPDKFKLNLDAIQVPVNVPDTLDMTLNSQLSWSGTIDKSALTGRIDIFEGTYYKDVDLSLINIAAQTTKKSRPKVRAPGPDFLKNIGLNIYITRRDAIAVENNLASMTISPNLSVRGTAYAPSLDGRAVVDEGTIRFQKAEFEITDGAIDFINPYKIEPEIKLTGETTISIYTITLSVTGTPDDLVLKFSSDLDASDADILSLIAFGKTTDEMGADSGGDSMSAAAIAKLMLDSLSERIKDTTGLSEVSFSMDHQGDETSVHVGLGADLSRQLSVAYGIDISSGETVHRVTTYYKLLEHLLLSSFQDTSGKLGGELKYRLEFR